AGGGCCATCGGTCGCGAAGCGGTCGCCGCGACCAGTTGATGCAGGCCGTCGGACTTTCCGTCGAGAGCATCCACCGCGCCGCGCAGCCGCCATTCGGCTGGGCCATACGCCGTTTCGTCGGCCCCCGGCAGCGGGCTCAGGTCGGGGGCGTCGGTCGGTACCAGACGCTCGGACCCGAAGACGCGGCGAACTTCTTCGACGTAGGGGCTTGGCAACAACGGTTGGCCCGATTCGTCCCAGGCCGGGTAGCTTAAGTACAGGCGGCGCGTGGCGCGCGTGACCACTTCGTAGAACAACAGCATTTCTTCGCTGGCGTATTCTGCATGCGGGGCCAGTGGCAACCCTGCGTCGATCAATCGGCGATGCTCGCGCTGGCCGCACAGATGGTTCTCGCGCAAGGGCGCGGGGAAGCTCCGTTCGGTCAGGCCGGCGACAAACAAATGCGGGACCGCGAGCGCGCGTACGCTCGCCGCGGATAGGACGCGTACGCGCCCCGTTTCGTCGTGATCGGCGGGCAGTTGCTCATGGCTGGCAATATCGGCGATGGCCTGGAGAATTCCTGCGCAACTGACGCGCCCCTCGGGATCGACTTGGTCGCGGAGCTGCCCCAGCGTGCGCAGCGTTTCGCTCAAGCGGGCCCAGGCGCGACGATCGATCGGTTCGAGCTGAGGCGGCGCCAGGCTCGCTTCGTGGCCCACGGCCAAGGTGCCGTCGATCAATTGACTCAGCGTGTCGCACCAGGCTTCGAGCGTTGCTTCGGCCGGCAGGGTATCGAGCAGACGGCCGAGCCAGCCGAAATAGGCCATTGCCCGGCGTGCATGGCCACGCTGGCGTGCCTGGTGATCGTCGGGCGACGCGTTCTGCGGCGCGGCTTGAGCGGCCAATCGGGCCAGGCGCTCGCCGAGTCGCTTGCGCCCCCTTGGAAGCTGGAAATCGCGCACGATCCATTCGGCACTAGCGCGCATCGCATCGAGTTGCGCCTGTTGCGGCTGAAAGTAACTGTTGCCAATCGCCGTCAGCATCCCGGCAAAGGACCAGTCCTCGACCGCCAAACGCAACAGGGCCGTCACTGCGGCCAGCAACGGCGCGTCGCGCAGGGGACGGCCCGTCTCGATGGCTGTCGGGATGCCGTATTCGGCAAAGACTTCTCGTACCAGCGGTGCCGCTTCGGGCAGCCGGCGAAACACCACGGCGATTTCGCCGGGGCGAGTTCCACCGAGCAGCAGCTCCTTGATCTTGCGTGCCACGCGCTCGATCTCGCGCAGGGGGCGACCCGCGGCGAGGACTTCGATGCCTTCCGGCGCAACGTCGACCGCGCCTCGCCGCGGATCGGCGAAGAGCTCGGCGACGATCGCCTGTAAGGCCGGCCATGCGGCGGTGCTGCGGCGCTGCTCGTGAACCACGAGCGACTTGTGCCGCCGGCGCAGCTCGGCCAACGTGGCGCTCGTCTTGCGAAACAACTCCGGGCGGGGGACTTGTGAGTCGCTATCCCATGGGAGCGAGATCCACAGTTCGTCGAGTTGCCCGGCGAGCAATGCGAGGATTTCGTGCTGTGGTCGGGTCAAATCCGAAAACCCATCGACCACCAGGTGCTTGATCGACGAGAACGGTGCTCGAGAGCCCTCGGCAATCAACTTGCGGGCAAGCCAGAACTGGCCTTCGGCGTCGTACAGGCGATGCTCGAGCAGCAGGGACTGATAGCAGTCGTAAAGGGCCCACAGCTCGCGCTCCTTGGGCCCCAACTTTGCCTGCTCGATCGCCCCCGCAAAGTCTTCAGGCCAGATTTCGTGCCGTTTGAGCTCCGCGATCCAATGAGCAAGTTCTTCGACCAGCCCCGGCGTCGCGGCAATCGGGCCCAGCACCGGAAGTCGCCCCGCGGCGTGCAAGGTGTCGACTGAGCGCCGCAGCAGATGTCGCTTCATGGTGGGCGAGATCCGCCGCACGGGCTCGCCGCTGGCCGCAACGATCTGTTGGGCGAATTGGTCAAAGGTCAGGATCCCAGGGGCCAGCATGGCCCGCTGCCCTTGGCCCAGCAGGCCCTGGCGGACGACGTCGCTACTCCTCTGGCTGGGGGAAAGCCAGAGGCAGCTTCCGACGGGCAGCTCGGCCAGCCGGGAGCGATAGCGGCTCAGCAGGAGCTCGGTCTTTCCCGAGCGCGGCAAGCCGGCGATCACCGCAACGCGAGCTGAGGGCATGGACATCGTCCGTGAGGTGCGAATCGTCTGTCCGGACGGCGCTGAGCGGACGATCCGGCGACGTCGGCAGGAGGTGGACAGATTATCACTGATTTCACCTCGCAAGGGGAACTGGTTGTGCAGAATTCGTCGCGCGGATTCAGGCGAATTCGCCCCCTCCGAGCGATGGCCGGCGAATCGGAGTAATTTACCCAACTTCTTGTTTGACTTGGGAGTTAGGTTCGCGATAGACTCGCCACAGGAATCGCAGGTCCAGGTATCGCCCGGTGTTGCATCAAACGAGCCGCCTTGGCGGGCAGCTAGCGAGCTCTGAAGAGTTGGCTAGGGTTCGATGCGTGCCGCGATGCGAATTCTCTGGGGGCCGACCTCAGCTAGCCCGTTCGGGCAGGCGCAGGTCGCGCGAGGGCAGCAATTTTGCCTGAGTGTTTGCGACGTTCTTATTTTCTTTATTTGGTTTGTTGTTTTGGAGGAGGCGTTCTTATGTCTACTGCGTGTTCGGCGCAGCAGCGGCGGGGATTCACCCTCGTCGAACTGCTCGTGGTGATCGCGATCATCGCGATCTTGATTGCCTTGTTGTTGCCGGCCGTGCAAGCGGCTCGGCGCGCGGCTCAGCGGAGTCAGTGCCAGAACAACATGAAGCAGATCGGCCTGGCGATGCACAACTATGCCACGGCGCTGGGCAGCTTCCCGCCGGCATCGACGGGGCCGTGGATGGGCCCGGCGGCGTATACGTCGGACACGGTCCTTGAGATCTACCCCGCCACGAATCGCAACGACCCGAACTGGTCGACGGCCGGACCGGGATACCCCACGGGCCACTGCTATAGTTGGCATGCCCTCGTTTTGTCGTATATGGAAGGTGGCGGCGGTATCTCTCAGAACATCAACTTCAATCGCCGAACCTTCGACGCCACGCCGAATAACACCACGTCGGCCGGTTCGAACAAGCAACCGCCGGGCGGTAATCTGCCGGGCAATGCCTTGTTCGCCCGCCAGCAGTTTGCTGGATTCATTTGTCCCTCGTACTCCGGGCCGCGCATCTCGAGCGGTCTGTTGTACAACGACTTAGCAAGCCGTTCGCCCGGGGTTACGAATGTGACCGTAGGCGGCGCTGCTCAGTATTTCTTCAATCTGGCGATCGCGAATTATCGCGGCTTCGGTGGTAGCACGGTGTTTCACTGCACATGGCAGACGGTTGGTTCGAGCACTCAGCCACCGGACCCCGACGCGATCCTCGGTTACCCGAATCCTTTCTACAAAGCGGGTAAGCGATTCGCCGACGTCCTCGACGGCACCTCGAACACATTCCTGTGCTGCGAGTCGAAGGAAGCCAACTGGAGCGCTTGGTGGGACGGTAGCGTCGCGTCGATCTGGGCGCTTGCGTTCAAGAAAGGTGACACCGGGCCCGCGAGTGAGTTGGTTGGCGCGAACACGTCAGGTAACCCCAAGCCCTATACGGTCCCTGCCGTTGGCGTCGTCAAGGGGCTCAACTTTGGCGGCGGTCAAAAGATCGATAACCGGCCGGGGCAGAATGGCAAGAAGCAGATCTTTCTGCCGTACGTCGACACCAGCGGTGACCTGATGGCGTACTATGATCCGCGTACCCCCGGTATCCTCTGGGGGCCGAGCAGCGATCACGAAGGCGGCGCCCATCACCTGATGGCCGACGGCGGCGTGAAGTTCCTGAACGATAACATCGACACCGAAGTCTACTACGATTCGACGACGATGGCCGGACGTGAAACCGGTACCGTCGGCAGCGTCAGCACCAACTAAGGTTGCCTGGCGAAGCTCGTTCGATCCTCGCTGCCTCCGCGCCTCGGCGCGGAGGCAGCGTTTTTTCTTGGTCCCGTACCGATCACTTGCCCGGAAGCAACCCCATGTCCGATCCTGCGGGAACGCGCCCGATGGAGATCTCTTGCCGCGAGACCAAGGCCCTCTTGGACTCTGGCGAGCCCGTGTGCTTGATCGATTGCCGCGAAGTGGACGAAAGCCGGCTCGTCAGCATCGCCGGCACAAAGTTGCTGCCGATGTCCGAACTGGCCAGCCGAACCGGTGAATTACCGGCCGATCAGGGCACTCGGATCGTCGTGCACTGCCATCACGGCGGGCGGAGCATGCAGGTGGCTTTGTGGCTGCGCCGCGAAGGCTATGCTCACGCGCAAAGCATGGCCGGCGGGATCGATCAATGGGCCGTCGAGATCGAGCCGGGCATGGTTCGCTATTAGTCGCATGCGCTTGCCTGATTGCGGTCGATCGACTTACGCCGAGCCTGGCCCGAACGGCGACGCCGCCCGCAGGCATGGCTTGCATGATCGGCATGGTGGCGCGGCTGACCGTCCTTGTCAGCCTCCCGGCGATGACCTATAAACGGCTTTGCTCGCTTGCGGCCGCAAAGGCCCGCACTCTCACCCTGCCCGGGTGGCGGAATTGGCAGACGCGCAAGATTCAGGTTCTTGTCTCAGTAATGAGGTGGAGGTTCGACTCCTCTCCCGGGCACTTTTCTCCCGCGCCGTCCGCCCCGAGTTTCGACGGCACGCTGCGGTCAGCATGACCAACCAGTGGCACAGGCGCTCGCCGTCTAACTCGGCTCGCTCTGCTTGACGAGCTTTTCTGGTCGCACGGCCATGTAGATGCTGTCGCCACGGGCCACTTCTTTGCCCTCGGCGTTCACGACCACGCTCTCGGCGTGAAACAGTTGCCGGCCGATCCGCGGGATTTTCGATTCGCAAATGATGATCCCCTCGGACACCGGGCGCAGATATTTGACCCGCAAGTCGACGGACACGATCGCACCACCGACGGCGGCCACCTCTCGAAAGGCATCGGTCAGCAGCAACGCGTGGGCGATTCCCGTATCGATCAGCGAGGCGATCACGCCGCCGTGCATGATGCCGGCCGGCTGACAGAGATCGGGCCGATACGTCACCTGGGTTTTCGACCAGCCGGGCTGCATGTCGAGGATTTCCAGGCCGATCAGTCGGAAAAAAGGAAAATCGGACGCCATTTGCAGAAACTGTTCGCGGGTCAACATCGGCAGATCGTACGAAGGGTGCGAGGGTTAAGGGGGCGAGGCCCGATCATAGCGGTCGCCCGGGCCGCGGGGGAGCCGTTGATTGAGCGCACTGGTCGGCTCAACTAATATCCGAGCGCAAGCGGGACGCACGGGAAGCGACCCGCGAAGCCGATGACCCGCACTTTGTCTCAACAGGCCCTGCCTCCGATGAATTCCAGGACAAGACTTCGCCTGCGGTCGCTGGTTGCTTTCCTAGCCGTCTGTGCGGCGCTACTGAGCCGCAACGCGTACGCGGCAGAATCGCCAACCCGGCTCCAAGGCCTCGCACAAAAGGTAACGGTGTATTTCGATACCTACGATATCCCTCACGTCTATGCCGAATCGTGGGTCGATGCGGCCCGGGCCGTGGGTTATCTGCATGCCTCAGCACGGCTTGGGCAGATGGACATCTTCCGGCGGCAAGCTTCAGGTCGCCTGGCAGAGCTCATGGGCGCCGGCGCACTGGAATCGGACAAGCTGATGCGGCTGCTGGGCGTGCGCCGGACCTGCGAGGCGTTCTGGAAATCGGACGCCGTGCCGGCCGAGTATCGAGCCGAGATCGAAGCCTACTGTGCCGGCGTCAATCAACGGATCGTCGAACTCACGCCGGACAAGCTGCCGCTGACGTTTCAAGCGCTCGGCTATCGACCGACACTTTGGGAGCCGGTCGACTGTCTGGTGATGACCAAGTATATGGGCTGGGATCAATCAGGCACCGAGGATGATCTCTGGTTTGGCACCATGATCGAAAAGCTCGGTGCCGACGTTTGCAACGAGCTGTGGCCCCTGGACCGTCCGTATGAATTGCCGATCGTTTCGCGACAGGTCGAGCGGCAGCGGCTTCCAGCGCCTGGGACGCAGGCCGGAGTCGCCAGCGGCCTGCCAGCGGGCTTGGCCGCGCTTTACGAGCGGACATTTGCCCGCCTGGCGGCGTCGCGGCTGCATCCGCGCAGCGACAGTTTCGGCAGCAACAATTGGGCCGTCGCCGGCAGTAAGACCGCCTCGGGCAAACCGATTCTGGCCAGCGACCCGCATCTAGGTTTCCGGTTGCCGTCGCTGTGGTATGCCGCGCACGTTTCCGTGCGCGGGAAGAACGTGACCGGCGTGATGTTTCCCGGCAATCACACGGTGGTGATTGGCCACACCGATCATCACGCGTGGGGGATCACGAACATGCAGGCCGATGCAGTCGACTACTACGTCGAGACGGTCAAGGACGACGATGCCCGACAATACCTGCACCGCGGCCAGTGGAAGACGATGGATGTCGTCACAGAGAAGATTGCCGTTCAGGGGCAGGGCGAAGTCGAACTGCAAGTCGAGTCGACGGTTCATGGCCCCGTCGTGAGCCGCGAAGGGGGCCGCGTCGTCACGCTCGCCTGGCCGGGTACGCAGCCAACCAGCGACGCGCTGGCATTCTGGAAGGGACAGCGCGTGGAAACGCTCGAGGGTTTTCTCGACGCGCTCGACTTGATCAAGGTGCCGAACCTGAACATCTGTTATGCCGACGTCGAGGGCAACATCGCCATCCATCCTTGCGGTTCGCTCCCTGTCCGGTTGCCGGGGCAGGGGCGCGTGCCCATGGACGGCGCTTCGGGCGATTACGACTGGCAGGGCATGATCCCGAGCAACCGGCTGCCGCTGTCGGTCAATCCGCCGGAAGGCTACGTCGGCAGTGCGAATGGCCGACCTTCGCCGCAGGGCTATCCCTATTATCTCGGCTGGATGTGGGACGACAGCTATCGCACCCGGCGGATGCACGACGTTTTGCAAACAGCCAACAAAGTCACGATCGCCGACATGCAGAAATTGCAGTACGACACGCACGACAAGTGCGCTGAGCGGTTTTTGCCGGTCTTGTTGGCGTCGCTGACGGGCGCCGAGATGACGGATCCACTCGCCAAGGCCGCCCGCGCAGCCCTGGCCGATTGGGATTTCGTCGCCGATCCGGAGGCGATTGCGCCGGCCATCTGGCTGCGCTGGTTCGAGGAGTACCGCGACGGCGTGTGGCGGGACGAATGGGCGCGGCGCGGTATCGAGCAGCCCGGCGGCTCCTGGGGGTACAGCGGCAACAATCGCCGCGAGCCGATGCTCGAAGTGCTGGAGTTCCTGACGCTCGAGCAGCCAAATTCGCCGTGGTTCGACGTTGCCGACACCGCCGCGCAAGAAACCCGCGACGACGTGGCGCGCGCGGCGTTTGGGCGCGCCGTCGGCAAACTGAAAATGCAATTTGGCGACGATGTCAACCAGTGGGTTTGGGGCAAGATCAACATCTTGCGAATCGGCTCGTTGACCGAGCAGCCCGAGTTGGCCCGCGAGGGTGGTCCTGTTCCCGGCACGGCCTTTACGCTCAATCCAGGCAGCAACGTCGGCCATGTCGGCGGCGGAGCATCGTGGCGGATGCTGGTCGATTTCAGCCAGCCGGACGCAAGTCTGGGCGTGTACCCGGGCGGCCAAAGCGAGGATCCAACCAGCCCGCACTACGACGACCTGATGCCGTTGTGGGCGGCGGGCAAGTACGTCGACATGGCCGCGTTTCGCCGTACCGAGCAAGGCAGGCGCGAAGCGGCCGAGCGTGCCAGGACCTTCGTGCCCTGACCAGGAGTTTGTCGAGCCATGAATTGGGCAACATGCACGTCCTGCTAACCGGTGCCAGCGGCCAACTCGGAGCGTATCTGCTCCGCGCATTGACGCGTCGTGGCGTAGCGACCGTCGCTTGGAGCGGACGCGGCACCGGCACGCTGTTCCAGACGCCGTTGTGCTCGATCGATCTGGCGGATCAAGCGGCAGTCCGCGCGGCGTTTGACGATGCCGCACCCGACGTCGTCATTCACACCGCCGCCATGTCGGCCATTGCCGACGTCCTGGCCGATCCCGATCGGGCACATGCGGTGAACACTGCCGGTACGTGCCTGTTGGCCGAATTGGCTGCGGCTCGCCGCGCGCGACTGGTCTATATCTCGACCGACCTCGTGTTCGACGGCGAGGAAAGCCCCTGCCGCGAGACGACACCTCCGCGGCCGTTGTCGATCTACGGCCGGACCAAGCTGCTGGCGGAACCGGTCGTGCTTGACGATGCGCAGGGCCTGGTGATCCGCGTGAGCTTGTTGTTCGGTCCGACGTTGATCGACCGTCCCACGTTTTTCGATCATCAAGTAGCCGCCCTGCGCGAGGGGCGCACGCTGCGACTGTTCGACGACGAATGGCGCACGCCGCTCGATCTCGACAGCGCCGCGGCCGGCATTCTTGCCGCGGCCCAGAGCGACGTGCGCGGCATCTTGTTGTTGGGTGGCCGGGAACGTTTGAGTCGGCTGGAGATGGGCCAGCAGATTGCAGATGCGTGCGGCGCGAGCCGGGCTTTGCTCGAGGCGACGTCGCGGCTGACGGTGGGCGGTCCGGAGCCAAGGCCGCGCGATACAGCGCTCGATTCGAGCCGTTTTGAGCGGCACTTCCCCGGTGTCGTGCGCCCGTCGTTCGCCGCCGCCGTCGGGCGCTCTTTGTTCGGCGACGGCAGCGTGCTGACGGCCGGCTGAGCGCTTAGGGCAGATCGAGCCGGGCCACGACCGGGAAATGGTCGCTGGGATATTGCCCGGAAAGCGAGGCCGTGGCCACGTGCGTTTCCAGGCAAGCGACCTCTCCGCGCGTCAGGATCCAGTCGATCCGTGCGCCGCCGGCCTGTGGCCCCTGGTAGTTGTGAAACGTGCCGATCTGCTCGCCTCGCCGCTGCGCAGTGGACCAGGTGTCGGCAAATCGTCCTTCGCCGACGAGTGCGTCATACACGAGGTTCGCCCCGGCCGCCGAGTTGAAATCGCCAACCAGGATTACGGGCAGCCGGGCATTGAGTTGCCGTGCGCGTTCCAGCAGCAGCGCCGCGCTTTTTTCCCGTGATGGCTGCGATTCATGATCGAAGTGGGTGTTGATGAAGTAGAACTCGCGATCGGTTTGCAGATCGACAAAGCGAATCCAGGTGACCATCCGGCGCACGCGATTGCCCCAGGAGGCCGATCCAATCGTCTCGGGCGTGTCGGACAGCCAGTAATGATCGTATTCCAGCGGCTGCAGTCGCGACCGGCGATAGAACACGGCCATGAACTCGCCGCGGCTGCCCCCTTCGCGGCCCAGGCCCACCCAGGCATAGTCGGGCAGGTCGGCCTCGAGGTCGCGTAGCTGCCCGTAGAGCCCTTCCTGGGTGCCGATCACGTCGGGCGCTTCGGCGTCGATGAGTGCCTTGGCGGCGGGGCGCCGCTTGGGCCAGGCATTCTCACCCGTGGGTGACGCATAGCGCAGGTTGTAAGTCATCGCGGTCAACTCGGCCGCGCCGCTTCGCGAAGCGGTGAATTGCGTTATCGCCAAAGTCGCAAAGGTCAGGGTCCAACTGAAATGCCGCGGCATGGTGACGCTTCGTGAGGTTGCCAAGAGGTCAGGATCGAGGCTACCGGGCATTCGTCTAGGACCAACTCCCCATGGAGCGGTGGGACGGTCGCCACGTTGTTCCCCAATCCGGCTCCGCCCACAATACACACCGAGTCGAACCAAACAAGTCGTCGCGAGGGTCCTCGTGGAAAACCGAACTGTGATGGTCGTCGTGCTGGCTACGGTCCTGGGGGGCAGCCCATTGGTGCGTGCGGCCGACCGTGCGCCCGAGCTGGTCCCCCACAACCAGGACGCTGCGCCTGGGCCGGCCCTTTCGCCGGCAGAGGCAGCCGCGCGCATGACCGTGCCCGAAGGCTTCAAGGTTGAAGTCGTCGCTGCCGAGCCTGACCTGATCAATCCGACGAGCATGACGTTCGACGAGCGGGGCCGGATCTGGGTGACCGAGAGCGTCGAGTACCCACGCTCGTCGCCCGGCGAGGGGCGCGATCGCGTGAAGGTGCTCGAAGACACCGACCACGACGGCCGCGTCGATCAAACGACCATCTTTGCCGAGGGATTGAACATTCCCTCGGGAATCGCCGTGGGCTATGGCGGCGTCTGGGTTGCGAACAGCCCGGATATTCTGCTGCTGCGCGACCAGGACGGCGACTTGCGCGCCGATGCACGCGAAGTCGTGCTCACCGGTTTCGGACGGAGCGACACCCACGAACTGCCCAATTCGCTGACCTGGGGCCCCGATGGCTGGCTCTACGGCCTCAATGGCGTGTTCAATCACAGCCGCGTCGTGCATCAAGGCGTGGAACACAAGTTCAATTGCGCGATGTGGCGGTTGCATCCCCGGACGCGCCGCTTCGAGCTGTTCGCCGAGGGAACCAGCAATCCCTGGGGCATCGCGTGGGACACCCGCGGCAGCGCGTTCGTCAGCGCCTGTGTCATCGATCACCTCTGGCACCTGGTCGAAACGGGCTACTATCACCGCCAGGCGGGCGCCTACCCGCCCTATACCTGGGAAATTCAATCGATCGTCGATCACGCCCACCAGAAGGCCGCCTATTGCGGGCTCCATTTCTTCGACAGCGATGCGTATCCCGAGGCCTATCGCGAGCGCCTCTACATGGGCAACATTCATGGCGGCTGCATCAATGTGGATCGCCTTGTCGATCGAGGCGCGACCTATCGGGCCTCTGCCGAGCCCGATTTTCTTACGGCCCACGACGCCTGGTTCATGCCCATCGTGCAAAAGACCGGCCCGGACGGCTGCCTCTACATCCTCGATTGGTACGATCGTTACCACTGCTATCAGGACGCGCGCCGCGATCCCGACGGACTCGACCGCGGACGCGGCCGGCTGTACCGCGTTCGCTATCAAGATGTGCCGCGCGCTTCCGCGTTCGACTTAGCTGTCGAGACCGATGAGCAATTGATCGGCCGTCTCGCGAATCCGAACGTGTTCTATCGCGATCTGGCCCAGCGATTGCTGGCCGAGCGCGGCGACGCCGCGACGGCCCTGCGCCTCGAATCGCTCGTGTTCGACGAGACCCAGCCACGCAAGACCCGGATGCACGCGCTGTTCGCCAGGGTGTCCATGGGACCGCTTTCCGACGCGTTCTACCTTGGGCTGTTGGCGCATGCCGATGCCGATTTGTGTGCCTGGGGCGTGCGCGCCGCGGGAAACCAAGCGGCGGTATCGCCTGCGGTAGCGGCCCAGGTGGCGACGCTCGCGAAAGATGATCGACCAGGCGTGCAACTGCAGGTTGCGATCGCGGCGCGCAAAGTATCTGGTCTGTCCGTCGACGACGTGCTGTGGAACGTGCTCCAGCACGCGCAAACCGAAGAGGTGCTGTTGGCCGTTGTCTGGGGCCAGCTTCA
The window above is part of the Pirellulales bacterium genome. Proteins encoded here:
- a CDS encoding exodeoxyribonuclease V subunit gamma; this translates as MPSARVAVIAGLPRSGKTELLLSRYRSRLAELPVGSCLWLSPSQRSSDVVRQGLLGQGQRAMLAPGILTFDQFAQQIVAASGEPVRRISPTMKRHLLRRSVDTLHAAGRLPVLGPIAATPGLVEELAHWIAELKRHEIWPEDFAGAIEQAKLGPKERELWALYDCYQSLLLEHRLYDAEGQFWLARKLIAEGSRAPFSSIKHLVVDGFSDLTRPQHEILALLAGQLDELWISLPWDSDSQVPRPELFRKTSATLAELRRRHKSLVVHEQRRSTAAWPALQAIVAELFADPRRGAVDVAPEGIEVLAAGRPLREIERVARKIKELLLGGTRPGEIAVVFRRLPEAAPLVREVFAEYGIPTAIETGRPLRDAPLLAAVTALLRLAVEDWSFAGMLTAIGNSYFQPQQAQLDAMRASAEWIVRDFQLPRGRKRLGERLARLAAQAAPQNASPDDHQARQRGHARRAMAYFGWLGRLLDTLPAEATLEAWCDTLSQLIDGTLAVGHEASLAPPQLEPIDRRAWARLSETLRTLGQLRDQVDPEGRVSCAGILQAIADIASHEQLPADHDETGRVRVLSAASVRALAVPHLFVAGLTERSFPAPLRENHLCGQREHRRLIDAGLPLAPHAEYASEEMLLFYEVVTRATRRLYLSYPAWDESGQPLLPSPYVEEVRRVFGSERLVPTDAPDLSPLPGADETAYGPAEWRLRGAVDALDGKSDGLHQLVAATASRPMALNVLAAWTAIDERRDIERFSAFEGILSTPAAREACAARFGPAYTWSATELELLAACPYKFLAERLLGLDEMPALVLETDYRRRGVVVHEVLAQLHRRINDEFPGPAALAQAGIEQVHAWIGELLAADAQEHDPEFGYEAMLRLIDRERLARDLAAYPQEHQAYEKELQTAVQAAHFEISFGLDPPSSDPRSTTQPLELATAAGVIKLAGRIDRVDLLTAARRTLASVIDYKTGSLPAKKLAEVIKRDVLQLPIYARAVEEVLLVEQQVQAGSIGFWRPTGNKDRGYHRVAELSADGEPREEWQTLQSWIAERVGQLVLAARAGQFPVYARDPECTRHCGFHTICRVSHVRALEKTWTPPDGPPA
- a CDS encoding DUF1559 domain-containing protein, giving the protein MSTACSAQQRRGFTLVELLVVIAIIAILIALLLPAVQAARRAAQRSQCQNNMKQIGLAMHNYATALGSFPPASTGPWMGPAAYTSDTVLEIYPATNRNDPNWSTAGPGYPTGHCYSWHALVLSYMEGGGGISQNINFNRRTFDATPNNTTSAGSNKQPPGGNLPGNALFARQQFAGFICPSYSGPRISSGLLYNDLASRSPGVTNVTVGGAAQYFFNLAIANYRGFGGSTVFHCTWQTVGSSTQPPDPDAILGYPNPFYKAGKRFADVLDGTSNTFLCCESKEANWSAWWDGSVASIWALAFKKGDTGPASELVGANTSGNPKPYTVPAVGVVKGLNFGGGQKIDNRPGQNGKKQIFLPYVDTSGDLMAYYDPRTPGILWGPSSDHEGGAHHLMADGGVKFLNDNIDTEVYYDSTTMAGRETGTVGSVSTN
- a CDS encoding rhodanese, which gives rise to MSDPAGTRPMEISCRETKALLDSGEPVCLIDCREVDESRLVSIAGTKLLPMSELASRTGELPADQGTRIVVHCHHGGRSMQVALWLRREGYAHAQSMAGGIDQWAVEIEPGMVRY
- a CDS encoding PaaI family thioesterase — its product is MLTREQFLQMASDFPFFRLIGLEILDMQPGWSKTQVTYRPDLCQPAGIMHGGVIASLIDTGIAHALLLTDAFREVAAVGGAIVSVDLRVKYLRPVSEGIIICESKIPRIGRQLFHAESVVVNAEGKEVARGDSIYMAVRPEKLVKQSEPS
- a CDS encoding penicillin acylase family protein — its product is MYFDTYDIPHVYAESWVDAARAVGYLHASARLGQMDIFRRQASGRLAELMGAGALESDKLMRLLGVRRTCEAFWKSDAVPAEYRAEIEAYCAGVNQRIVELTPDKLPLTFQALGYRPTLWEPVDCLVMTKYMGWDQSGTEDDLWFGTMIEKLGADVCNELWPLDRPYELPIVSRQVERQRLPAPGTQAGVASGLPAGLAALYERTFARLAASRLHPRSDSFGSNNWAVAGSKTASGKPILASDPHLGFRLPSLWYAAHVSVRGKNVTGVMFPGNHTVVIGHTDHHAWGITNMQADAVDYYVETVKDDDARQYLHRGQWKTMDVVTEKIAVQGQGEVELQVESTVHGPVVSREGGRVVTLAWPGTQPTSDALAFWKGQRVETLEGFLDALDLIKVPNLNICYADVEGNIAIHPCGSLPVRLPGQGRVPMDGASGDYDWQGMIPSNRLPLSVNPPEGYVGSANGRPSPQGYPYYLGWMWDDSYRTRRMHDVLQTANKVTIADMQKLQYDTHDKCAERFLPVLLASLTGAEMTDPLAKAARAALADWDFVADPEAIAPAIWLRWFEEYRDGVWRDEWARRGIEQPGGSWGYSGNNRREPMLEVLEFLTLEQPNSPWFDVADTAAQETRDDVARAAFGRAVGKLKMQFGDDVNQWVWGKINILRIGSLTEQPELAREGGPVPGTAFTLNPGSNVGHVGGGASWRMLVDFSQPDASLGVYPGGQSEDPTSPHYDDLMPLWAAGKYVDMAAFRRTEQGRREAAERARTFVP
- a CDS encoding SDR family oxidoreductase, whose amino-acid sequence is MHVLLTGASGQLGAYLLRALTRRGVATVAWSGRGTGTLFQTPLCSIDLADQAAVRAAFDDAAPDVVIHTAAMSAIADVLADPDRAHAVNTAGTCLLAELAAARRARLVYISTDLVFDGEESPCRETTPPRPLSIYGRTKLLAEPVVLDDAQGLVIRVSLLFGPTLIDRPTFFDHQVAALREGRTLRLFDDEWRTPLDLDSAAAGILAAAQSDVRGILLLGGRERLSRLEMGQQIADACGASRALLEATSRLTVGGPEPRPRDTALDSSRFERHFPGVVRPSFAAAVGRSLFGDGSVLTAG
- a CDS encoding endonuclease/exonuclease/phosphatase family protein, producing the protein MPRHFSWTLTFATLAITQFTASRSGAAELTAMTYNLRYASPTGENAWPKRRPAAKALIDAEAPDVIGTQEGLYGQLRDLEADLPDYAWVGLGREGGSRGEFMAVFYRRSRLQPLEYDHYWLSDTPETIGSASWGNRVRRMVTWIRFVDLQTDREFYFINTHFDHESQPSREKSAALLLERARQLNARLPVILVGDFNSAAGANLVYDALVGEGRFADTWSTAQRRGEQIGTFHNYQGPQAGGARIDWILTRGEVACLETHVATASLSGQYPSDHFPVVARLDLP